In the genome of Planctomycetia bacterium, one region contains:
- a CDS encoding type IV toxin-antitoxin system AbiEi family antitoxin domain-containing protein, translated as MNSVQEFVDSQLARGRGFFTKLAALDDIGLSPDALKSAIARLSRKGKLVSPRRGFYLILRPEDRALGAPDPARWIDPLMKFLKVDYRISLLRAAAFHGASHQAAMVFQMITPRQLPTIEIGRQRVEFLFQSPQAFAKGNRPEWLAQLKTDAGFAKVAGVELTLLDICRYYHRAGGINGAAQATHDLGKKADARILAKAADVYENSAVRRLGYFLERFGHSKQANAIRPFVGKAKSFKALDPSAKPLVPELAATEERNTEWKLVINVPVEIDL; from the coding sequence ATGAACAGCGTGCAGGAGTTTGTCGATTCACAGCTTGCCCGAGGTAGGGGTTTCTTTACGAAACTAGCCGCCCTGGACGATATTGGCCTGTCGCCAGATGCGCTAAAGTCGGCTATCGCCCGGCTTTCCAGGAAAGGCAAACTCGTTTCCCCGCGACGGGGATTTTATCTGATTCTGCGGCCCGAGGATCGGGCGCTCGGTGCTCCTGATCCCGCTCGATGGATAGACCCGTTAATGAAGTTTCTGAAAGTAGATTACCGCATTTCCCTACTGCGTGCGGCAGCGTTTCATGGAGCAAGCCATCAGGCCGCGATGGTCTTTCAGATGATCACTCCGCGACAACTGCCGACCATCGAGATTGGTCGGCAGCGCGTCGAGTTCCTGTTCCAGTCGCCACAAGCCTTTGCGAAGGGAAACCGTCCCGAATGGCTCGCGCAACTCAAAACGGATGCCGGATTCGCCAAGGTTGCTGGTGTGGAGCTGACCTTGCTCGACATCTGCCGTTATTATCATCGGGCCGGTGGGATTAACGGAGCCGCGCAGGCTACCCACGACCTTGGGAAGAAAGCTGACGCCCGCATTCTCGCTAAGGCAGCCGATGTTTATGAGAACTCGGCTGTCCGGCGGCTGGGCTACTTTTTGGAACGATTCGGGCATTCCAAGCAAGCCAACGCAATCCGGCCCTTTGTCGGAAAGGCCAAGTCCTTCAAAGCCCTCGATCCTTCAGCCAAACCCCTCGTTCCCGAACTGGCTGCGACGGAAGAACGGAACACGGAATGGAAACTCGTCATAAACGTGCCCGTGGAGATTGACCTGTGA
- a CDS encoding ImmA/IrrE family metallo-endopeptidase — MVRRKHIRSTVQKLLAEQRVRSAPIDVSAIAKAMGVEVQETPAEDDLSGFLYRDRKRKLAVIGVNADHHPNRRNFTTAHELGHYLLHDFDDVHVDRHFKVWLRSEASSQGTDIEEKEANLFAAELLMPADFLAHDVEEIGTIDLLDEEVLKELASKYGVSTQAMTFRLAYLGYIHQ, encoded by the coding sequence ATGGTTCGCAGAAAGCACATACGTTCAACGGTGCAGAAGCTATTGGCCGAACAGAGGGTACGGTCAGCACCGATTGATGTGTCAGCCATTGCAAAGGCAATGGGCGTCGAAGTGCAGGAAACTCCTGCCGAGGATGATCTGTCAGGATTCCTGTACCGCGACCGCAAACGCAAACTTGCCGTAATCGGCGTCAATGCCGACCACCATCCCAACCGCAGAAACTTCACCACGGCGCACGAGTTGGGGCATTACCTTCTGCACGATTTCGATGACGTACATGTTGATCGGCATTTCAAAGTCTGGCTGCGAAGTGAAGCCTCTAGCCAGGGAACCGACATTGAAGAAAAGGAAGCCAATCTGTTCGCAGCCGAATTACTGATGCCGGCGGACTTCCTTGCCCACGATGTCGAGGAGATTGGCACCATCGATCTGCTGGATGAGGAAGTGCTCAAGGAGCTGGCGTCCAAATACGGTGTCAGCACCCAGGCGATGACCTTCCGGCTGGCATATCTCGGGTATATCCATCAATAG
- a CDS encoding helix-turn-helix transcriptional regulator, whose protein sequence is MDNHNAFYEEVGRRIRDARKRRKPVLTQEGLAGLVSLTRTSITNVEKGRQKFLLHTLADIAAALHVDPASLLPQSAAGAEHQLDEALKHRPKSEKDWIRSAVNAAQKGKE, encoded by the coding sequence GTGGACAACCACAACGCGTTCTACGAAGAGGTGGGCAGGCGTATCCGCGATGCCCGCAAACGCCGCAAACCGGTCCTTACGCAGGAAGGGCTTGCCGGGCTGGTATCTTTGACCCGCACCTCGATCACCAATGTCGAGAAGGGGCGCCAGAAGTTCCTGCTCCATACGCTCGCAGACATAGCCGCAGCACTCCATGTTGATCCTGCCAGTCTTCTCCCGCAATCGGCGGCAGGGGCCGAACACCAGTTAGATGAGGCGCTCAAGCATCGCCCAAAATCGGAAAAGGACTGGATCAGGTCGGCGGTTAACGCAGCTCAAAAAGGGAAGGAATGA
- a CDS encoding multiubiquitin domain-containing protein yields the protein MSNEHSSKDKEITIIVNGRPKKVPDRPISFEEVVALAFNPVPPNAFFTVTYSHGNTGGSLTPGKTVPVQNGMKFDVTETGQS from the coding sequence ATGAGCAACGAACATAGCAGCAAGGACAAGGAAATCACGATCATCGTGAACGGCCGGCCGAAAAAGGTGCCGGACAGGCCCATCTCGTTTGAAGAAGTCGTGGCACTGGCCTTCAACCCAGTTCCCCCGAATGCCTTTTTCACCGTCACCTATAGCCACGGCAACACAGGCGGAAGCCTGACGCCGGGGAAGACCGTTCCAGTCCAAAACGGGATGAAGTTCGATGTCACAGAAACTGGTCAGTCTTAA
- a CDS encoding ThiF family adenylyltransferase: MSQKLVSLNPDLSRLRAEGLDISIGKSRHLFIRDIPYVTSARVVKRGIIASALDLAGEATIPPETHVVFFVGEPPCDEHGSPLPGVSPNSNQPLGDGMIPNHQISRVPKTGPTPGKYPDYYQKIMTLVAIVCSPAQAIDPTATAFTHPVVVPDEEDDSVFNYIDTAATKAGIVIANRKLEGKKIAIVGMGGTGAYVLDFVAKTPAAEIHLFDRDVFLNHNAFRCPGAASLDDLNKKPQKVNYLDAIYSRMHRKIMAHDCFIDDTTVEQLKGMDFVFVCIDKGTGKRLIVERLEEWGIPFVDVGMGIQLGEDNTLGGIVTATTSTPAKRDHFRVRVQFSDGEAANEYSQNVQIAELNAMNAALAVIKWKKFCGYYDDVTREHYCAYTIRSNQLISEDVHEA, encoded by the coding sequence ATGTCACAGAAACTGGTCAGTCTTAATCCGGATTTGAGCCGGTTGCGTGCAGAGGGCCTGGACATTTCCATTGGGAAATCCAGGCACCTGTTCATCCGCGATATTCCGTATGTGACCTCCGCCAGGGTAGTCAAGCGCGGAATTATCGCGTCGGCACTCGATCTCGCCGGCGAGGCAACGATCCCACCGGAGACCCATGTTGTTTTTTTCGTGGGTGAGCCGCCCTGTGATGAACATGGTTCTCCGTTGCCCGGAGTTTCACCAAACTCGAATCAGCCTCTGGGCGATGGCATGATTCCCAACCATCAGATTTCGAGGGTGCCGAAAACCGGGCCGACCCCTGGCAAATACCCGGACTACTACCAGAAGATCATGACGCTCGTCGCCATCGTGTGCAGCCCAGCCCAGGCGATTGATCCCACCGCCACTGCCTTCACTCACCCCGTAGTCGTGCCCGACGAAGAGGACGACTCGGTTTTCAACTACATCGATACGGCTGCCACCAAAGCGGGTATTGTCATAGCCAACCGCAAGCTGGAAGGCAAGAAGATTGCCATCGTGGGTATGGGCGGGACAGGCGCTTACGTTCTCGATTTCGTTGCAAAGACCCCAGCAGCGGAGATTCACCTTTTTGACCGTGATGTGTTCCTGAACCACAATGCCTTTAGGTGCCCGGGTGCGGCATCGCTCGATGACCTGAACAAGAAGCCGCAAAAGGTCAATTACCTGGATGCCATCTACTCGCGGATGCACCGGAAAATCATGGCGCATGACTGCTTCATCGACGACACTACGGTCGAACAATTGAAGGGCATGGACTTCGTTTTTGTCTGCATCGACAAAGGCACGGGCAAGCGACTGATTGTTGAACGGCTGGAAGAATGGGGCATACCGTTTGTGGATGTGGGAATGGGAATTCAGCTTGGAGAAGACAACACGCTCGGAGGAATCGTGACGGCCACAACGAGCACTCCGGCCAAACGAGATCACTTCAGAGTCCGCGTGCAATTCTCCGACGGCGAAGCAGCCAACGAGTATTCACAAAACGTCCAGATCGCTGAACTGAACGCGATGAACGCCGCGCTTGCCGTTATCAAGTGGAAGAAATTCTGCGGCTATTACGATGACGTAACCAGGGAGCATTACTGCGCGTACACGATCAGGTCGAACCAGCTTATTTCCGAGGACGTACATGAAGCCTGA
- a CDS encoding radical SAM protein encodes MITSPSLLLEAIRVRLDTGCHLRCFFCNSWQKKETRLSNETLLSVLDAAKTNGAKHVALSGGEPLISPVLDSSLAAIHAVRLPSHITTSGVGLEKKAAQLATMGVTHIHLSLESLEGKTRYSETGESDIATILAAIAGCKANGLRVELNYLVLRNKNWSKGHMSRLMEFATANSVDITLLDLLYSWNSDLEHFHVPAEEIRDFLATEFGLREQVVIRDGTVQTEFSCDGIRIRLRDFRARPESSLCAQCATDSKHLGLTPPQISTAGTLAFCSHRRIYIGESAQEAAIAYTEVTHRIAQTKTLLWKRN; translated from the coding sequence ATGATTACATCGCCGTCGCTCTTGCTCGAAGCGATTCGGGTGCGGCTCGATACGGGCTGCCATTTGCGTTGTTTCTTCTGCAACTCATGGCAAAAAAAGGAGACAAGGCTGTCGAACGAAACCCTATTATCTGTCTTGGACGCGGCGAAAACAAATGGTGCGAAACATGTCGCCTTGTCTGGCGGAGAGCCACTCATTTCGCCAGTTCTTGATTCGTCACTTGCAGCTATTCATGCGGTCAGACTCCCTTCACACATTACCACAAGCGGAGTCGGTCTTGAAAAAAAGGCGGCTCAATTGGCCACAATGGGAGTGACTCACATTCACCTCTCATTGGAGTCGCTCGAAGGTAAGACGCGTTACTCCGAAACAGGCGAATCCGACATCGCCACAATTCTCGCTGCGATAGCTGGCTGTAAGGCAAACGGACTACGAGTCGAATTAAACTATTTAGTCCTGCGTAACAAGAACTGGAGTAAAGGACACATGAGTCGCTTGATGGAGTTTGCCACAGCAAATAGTGTCGATATTACGCTGTTAGATCTTTTGTACAGTTGGAATTCAGATCTAGAGCATTTTCACGTACCTGCTGAGGAAATTCGTGATTTTCTTGCAACAGAGTTTGGCCTCAGAGAGCAAGTCGTTATACGAGATGGGACAGTTCAGACGGAGTTCTCTTGCGATGGCATCCGTATTCGATTGAGGGATTTTCGAGCTCGCCCGGAAAGCAGCCTTTGTGCACAATGCGCGACCGACTCAAAACATCTCGGACTCACACCACCGCAGATTAGTACAGCAGGTACATTAGCATTTTGTAGTCACAGACGTATTTATATAGGGGAGTCTGCTCAGGAAGCGGCTATTGCATACACCGAGGTGACACACCGTATCGCACAGACAAAAACACTTCTGTGGAAACGGAATTGA
- a CDS encoding glycosyltransferase produces the protein MDTSLDLIRGNIRGCLEASHRLLLDKLLRHGDQVGWRQFLRESNRIGTYGTACGLIAYSSVAPYDVDTIECVAKCLAQMQRPDGSWQSLTIAENVGLTTATCYSLLALLKASASGKYTSEIQAGVKWLASRINDDGSVGNTETDHEPFTICGSLTIRALSAVNDEGQRVHLERAAGWLLKSQNEDGGFGPTLGSNSTLHHTSEAILAIGCISGDKTYEASKQAGAFLLKNHRLGENRHQDIAYITAGNRQAMLPHTYQTDGLLLQAHLRLNAQGIASRCQDIALWIIQLQKDGYWEHDLHVNRAPSWSVMECTLGLCGYLATLGNEGQAATGRLPSEAKVPRRHDILVVATEWRSRHGGLSTFNREICKTFVRAGHTVACLVPYAESLEYEDAKAANVTLCTPPEKSQLWNAVLYRRPSLPAGFSPTLVVGHGRITGQFARAQVEDNFPQAQRVHFLHMIPDEIEWYKENADAAQIAEGRVREEKSLCINAIPVGVGPRITREFATHLHSLKIEVQQFDPGLNPASGNDDVPSGIRCLVLGRAEDLHLKGLDIAARAVSLLPHPMPNPFSSAPILYIRGAQPSRGAELQRKLQEYAAKSIDVRVLEYSSNEGDIADDIQSASVVMMPSRAEGFGLVAIEAIGAGRPVLVSERSGFAELLSTVCPTYVHHCVVATSGNLDNDGIVWSNALERVLRDRKASFQIARELRDKLSTALSWDMSAAQLLTKTKPL, from the coding sequence ATGGATACATCCTTAGATTTGATTCGTGGTAACATTCGAGGCTGTCTGGAAGCAAGTCACCGCTTACTGTTGGACAAGCTTTTGCGACATGGCGACCAAGTTGGCTGGCGCCAGTTTTTGCGGGAGTCCAATAGAATCGGCACGTACGGTACAGCCTGCGGCCTCATTGCTTACTCATCAGTAGCACCGTATGACGTTGACACCATCGAATGCGTCGCAAAGTGTTTGGCTCAGATGCAACGCCCCGACGGCTCATGGCAGTCCCTTACTATCGCTGAGAATGTGGGACTTACAACTGCAACCTGCTATTCGCTTTTAGCATTACTCAAAGCAAGTGCATCGGGCAAATATACAAGTGAAATACAAGCTGGTGTGAAGTGGCTTGCGTCCCGAATAAATGATGATGGTTCTGTCGGGAATACTGAAACCGATCATGAGCCATTCACAATATGCGGTTCGCTAACGATTCGAGCTCTCTCAGCGGTTAACGATGAAGGTCAACGCGTGCACTTGGAGCGCGCCGCTGGTTGGCTGCTTAAGTCGCAAAATGAAGATGGAGGTTTTGGGCCAACGCTTGGCTCGAATAGCACATTACATCACACCTCCGAAGCCATTCTTGCGATCGGATGTATATCGGGTGATAAAACTTATGAGGCAAGCAAACAGGCTGGCGCATTCTTGCTTAAGAATCATCGTCTGGGGGAAAATCGTCATCAAGATATAGCGTACATTACGGCAGGTAACCGTCAAGCGATGCTACCACACACGTATCAGACCGATGGATTACTCCTTCAGGCTCACTTACGACTTAATGCACAAGGCATTGCTTCTCGGTGTCAAGATATTGCGTTGTGGATTATTCAGCTTCAGAAGGATGGATACTGGGAGCATGATCTCCATGTAAATCGTGCTCCTTCTTGGTCCGTGATGGAGTGCACGTTGGGTCTTTGCGGATATCTAGCAACGTTGGGCAATGAAGGGCAAGCGGCAACTGGACGTCTCCCGAGTGAAGCTAAAGTACCTAGGCGTCATGACATCTTGGTAGTTGCAACGGAATGGCGATCAAGGCACGGTGGACTATCAACCTTCAATCGAGAAATCTGCAAGACGTTCGTCAGAGCTGGACACACGGTAGCGTGCCTGGTACCCTACGCGGAGAGTTTGGAATATGAGGACGCTAAGGCGGCAAATGTGACACTTTGTACGCCCCCGGAAAAATCTCAATTATGGAATGCAGTTCTTTATCGGCGTCCGTCGTTGCCCGCAGGTTTTTCGCCTACGTTAGTCGTTGGGCACGGACGCATCACCGGACAGTTCGCCCGCGCTCAAGTTGAGGACAATTTTCCGCAGGCGCAGCGAGTACATTTCCTACATATGATACCGGACGAGATTGAGTGGTATAAAGAAAACGCCGATGCAGCTCAGATCGCCGAGGGCCGAGTCCGGGAGGAAAAATCACTGTGCATAAATGCGATTCCGGTCGGAGTCGGCCCTCGCATTACTCGCGAGTTTGCAACTCATCTCCACAGTTTAAAAATCGAAGTACAGCAATTCGATCCCGGCCTGAATCCAGCCTCTGGAAACGACGATGTTCCGTCAGGAATACGTTGCCTTGTTCTTGGGCGAGCAGAAGACCTGCATCTTAAAGGTCTCGATATCGCAGCAAGGGCAGTCTCTTTGCTGCCGCATCCGATGCCAAATCCATTCAGTTCAGCACCTATACTCTATATTCGGGGAGCTCAGCCCAGCAGGGGTGCAGAACTGCAAAGGAAGCTGCAAGAGTATGCAGCAAAGTCGATCGATGTTCGTGTATTAGAGTACTCCAGCAATGAAGGCGATATCGCTGACGATATCCAAAGTGCAAGTGTTGTCATGATGCCCTCCCGCGCTGAAGGCTTCGGTCTTGTAGCTATAGAAGCAATCGGGGCAGGTCGCCCCGTACTCGTCAGTGAACGGAGTGGCTTCGCTGAATTGTTAAGTACGGTCTGCCCTACCTACGTTCATCATTGTGTAGTTGCGACTTCCGGCAATTTGGACAATGACGGAATCGTATGGAGCAATGCCTTGGAACGCGTGCTTCGAGATCGGAAAGCATCATTCCAAATAGCAAGGGAACTCCGAGACAAACTTAGCACTGCCTTGTCGTGGGACATGTCCGCCGCTCAACTGCTCACCAAGACGAAACCACTGTGA
- a CDS encoding helix-turn-helix domain-containing protein has product MDALLEQRLDKIESLLKALVNQQVVKSHYSTAEVAQAVQKSEYTVREWCRLGRLQAKKKYSGRGSSLEWVVTHSELERYRQNGLLPHGTILNGRDAMHGK; this is encoded by the coding sequence ATGGATGCATTGCTTGAACAAAGACTAGATAAGATCGAGAGCCTTCTCAAGGCTTTGGTCAATCAACAAGTTGTGAAAAGTCACTATTCCACAGCAGAGGTTGCTCAGGCTGTTCAGAAGTCGGAGTATACCGTGAGGGAGTGGTGTCGCCTTGGGCGGTTACAGGCCAAGAAGAAATATTCTGGGCGAGGTAGCTCGCTCGAATGGGTTGTCACCCATAGTGAGCTGGAACGGTATAGACAGAATGGCCTGTTGCCTCATGGCACAATTCTTAATGGGAGAGACGCTATGCATGGCAAATAA
- a CDS encoding DUF1580 domain-containing protein, which yields MIDTSRESMLTLNAAAQTVPGKPHVGTLARWIRYGIRGVRLESALIGGRRFVSTEAIARFVAHLSNGAVISDQTVPTARKNQMVDRQVDELGIR from the coding sequence ATGATCGATACCAGCCGTGAATCAATGCTAACGCTAAATGCGGCAGCCCAGACTGTACCAGGCAAACCGCATGTGGGTACCCTCGCTAGGTGGATTCGATATGGAATCCGAGGCGTGCGATTGGAATCGGCGCTCATTGGCGGCCGTCGATTTGTATCAACTGAAGCGATCGCACGCTTCGTTGCTCATCTTAGCAACGGCGCAGTTATCAGCGATCAGACTGTGCCGACGGCCAGGAAGAATCAAATGGTCGATAGGCAAGTCGACGAACTGGGCATCAGGTAG
- a CDS encoding DUF1580 domain-containing protein encodes MIKLNTESPIPIRQASLALPGKPHLSTLYRWIRSGCGGVYLETLLVGGRRFTTQEALQRFVNKLTNLSIANYREPELSDEDLRRSS; translated from the coding sequence ATGATAAAACTGAATACAGAATCACCCATCCCTATCCGGCAAGCCTCCCTCGCATTGCCAGGCAAACCTCATCTGTCCACACTGTACAGGTGGATAAGGTCTGGTTGTGGTGGTGTGTATCTGGAGACACTATTGGTGGGCGGGCGACGTTTCACGACGCAGGAGGCATTACAGCGATTCGTAAATAAGCTCACGAATTTATCCATCGCCAACTATCGCGAGCCTGAACTTAGTGATGAAGATTTGAGGCGATCAAGCTAA
- a CDS encoding ThiF family adenylyltransferase gives MNTPFPDRDIRQRGLIPADKLSSIHALVIGVGAIGRQVALQLASIGVSRMTLYDHDYVAVENLAVQGYWPADLGQPKVHATAKVCQQILPGMEITTVSERFRRSEAQMHDAETKLVVFACVDSISTRKMLWDSLYSQVALFVDGRMYAEIIRVLAIDDRMEPSLYLATLFPEQEAHTGSCTYRSTIYSASVAAGLMVAQFTRWLRRIPVVLDQTLNLLSCELVAPGETN, from the coding sequence ATGAACACCCCGTTCCCTGATCGAGATATCCGGCAGCGTGGTTTGATTCCTGCTGACAAGCTGTCCAGTATTCACGCGTTGGTCATTGGAGTGGGAGCAATTGGCCGACAGGTCGCACTCCAGCTTGCCAGTATTGGAGTCAGTCGCATGACGCTCTATGACCATGACTACGTGGCAGTCGAGAACCTAGCCGTACAAGGTTATTGGCCGGCAGATCTTGGACAGCCAAAAGTCCATGCCACCGCCAAGGTCTGTCAGCAGATTCTCCCTGGCATGGAGATCACCACCGTGTCAGAGCGCTTTCGACGAAGTGAGGCGCAAATGCACGATGCAGAAACTAAGCTGGTAGTGTTTGCTTGCGTCGACAGCATAAGCACTCGCAAGATGCTTTGGGACTCGCTGTATAGTCAGGTAGCACTCTTCGTTGATGGACGCATGTATGCAGAAATCATCCGTGTGCTGGCCATCGATGATCGGATGGAACCAAGTCTATATCTTGCCACACTCTTTCCGGAGCAGGAAGCTCATACTGGTTCTTGTACATACCGTAGCACCATCTATTCAGCCTCGGTTGCTGCTGGACTGATGGTAGCTCAATTTACACGATGGTTACGTCGTATACCAGTCGTGCTTGATCAAACCTTAAACCTCCTGAGCTGCGAACTTGTCGCTCCAGGAGAAACCAACTAA
- a CDS encoding molybdopterin converting factor, with product MKVYFVNNDGGGFADTIEIPDGQTVQQFFQERMPNRKAQDYLIRVNRLPVSADQVLQEQDRISISPTKIHGASLAA from the coding sequence ATGAAGGTCTATTTTGTGAACAACGACGGCGGCGGATTTGCGGATACGATTGAGATCCCTGATGGTCAGACTGTCCAGCAGTTCTTTCAAGAACGTATGCCGAATCGTAAGGCCCAGGACTATCTCATTCGAGTCAATCGCTTGCCAGTCAGTGCCGACCAGGTCCTGCAAGAGCAGGATCGAATCTCCATCTCCCCCACGAAGATCCACGGCGCCAGTCTGGCTGCCTAA
- a CDS encoding phospholipase, which produces MNVIPSNASLDEIQDVINALQSQRITLPINSWGMSKLFDGCHKSGWHSFLNELAALGFTSPQVISLLEMVKAERFRRCDIEELVDLVTTGPDTVGINSRDTSVVVRDLFTNATQAVMVVGYAVYQGQQVFQTLADRMHLLPSLQVRLFLDARGGNDLEGNPDSILKHFALNFRTNQWPQGRPLPEVYYDPRSLDDYSTARSSLHAKCIVVDHHKLFVSSANFTVAAQKRNIEVGLLVKSEPIARRLERHFETLCDSNHLRRVSF; this is translated from the coding sequence ATGAACGTCATTCCATCGAACGCTTCACTAGATGAAATACAAGATGTCATCAATGCACTTCAGTCTCAGCGAATAACGCTTCCAATAAACTCTTGGGGCATGTCTAAATTATTTGATGGATGTCACAAGAGTGGTTGGCACTCATTCTTGAATGAACTAGCAGCATTGGGATTTACTTCGCCACAGGTGATATCGCTACTTGAAATGGTCAAAGCAGAACGGTTTAGAAGATGCGATATCGAAGAACTTGTCGATCTGGTGACTACGGGTCCAGACACAGTAGGTATAAACTCAAGAGACACAAGCGTAGTGGTGCGCGACCTCTTTACCAACGCAACTCAAGCAGTAATGGTTGTTGGGTATGCAGTTTACCAAGGGCAACAGGTCTTTCAAACACTAGCAGATCGGATGCATTTACTTCCAAGCCTTCAAGTGCGTCTATTCCTTGATGCACGCGGAGGGAACGATCTTGAAGGAAATCCCGATTCAATCCTAAAGCACTTTGCTCTGAACTTTCGTACAAACCAATGGCCTCAAGGAAGACCACTGCCAGAAGTCTACTACGATCCTCGGTCGCTAGATGACTACTCTACCGCACGATCATCACTTCACGCTAAATGCATAGTTGTCGATCATCATAAGCTATTTGTGTCTTCAGCGAATTTCACAGTTGCTGCCCAAAAGAGGAATATCGAAGTTGGACTGCTCGTAAAATCCGAGCCAATTGCCAGAAGATTGGAAAGACATTTTGAAACGCTGTGTGATAGCAACCATTTGAGAAGAGTTTCCTTTTGA